The genome window TCGGGACCGACCGGACGTACTGGTGTGGCTGGCAGTGGATGACGGTGGCAAACGCTTCCTGGTATCGGATACCAGCCGGAATTCACTGGCTGATACGTTGCACGATGCGGCGCAGCAAAGTGGCTTGCCGGTCAGCCTGCCGCTGCTTGATTTACAGGATCAGCGGGCGGTGAGTTTCTCCGACCTGTGGGGTGGCTTCCTGGGTCCGGTACAGAAAGCATCGGAGCGCTACCGCCCACAGGTCGTGCTGGTTGGTCGTGTGGACCGTTCGCGCAGTGGCTGGAACGGCCAGTGGACGTTGCTGGGTGCTGGTGCCAGTCATAACTGGACGGTGCACGGTGTCAGTGCTGAAGATACTGTACAAAAAGGACTGTCCGAGTCGACCAGCCTGCTGGCATCGCGCTATGCGGTGGTAGCCAGTGACCAGGGCAGTCGACAGGTTTCCGTGCAGGGAATCGACCGCCTGGAAGATTTTGCCCGGGTACAGGGCTACCTGTCATCGCTGAGCCCTGTTGAACAGGTCCAGGTGGCAATGGTGAAAGGTGACGAAGTGCAGTTTTCCCTGCAATTGAGCACCAGCGAACAAAGCCTGGTACGACTGATCCGGCTGGGCCATGTGCTTGAGCCGCTGAGTACTGGAGCCGATGCCCTGTGGCAGTTCCGGCTGATCCGCTGAAGACATCGGTATGCGCGCGCGCGATATTCCCAACCTGATCACTATTGGCCGTATCCTGCTGGTCATCCCGGTGACCTGGGCGCTGCTGGACGGGCGTTACGCGCTGGCGCTGGCACTGTTCTTTATTGCCGGATTTTCCGATGCGCTGGACGGCTTTCTCGCCAAGCATTTCCACTGGACCAGTCGGCTTGGTGCCTTGCTCGATCCGCTTGCAGACAAGGCGTTACTGATTTCCTGCTATGCAGCACTCACATGGAACGCTTTGTTACCGGCCTGGTTATTCGGGCTGGTGGTATTACGTGACGTGGTCATTGTCAGCGGGGCGGTACTGTATAACTTCCGTGTAGAGCGGCTCGATGCACGGCCCACGCTGGTGAGTAAACTGAATACCCTGTTGCAGATCGTGCTGGTGTTGCTGGTGATCTTTCACCAGGCCACCGGTTATGGCGACAGTCAATGGATCACCTGGCTGGTTTATGCCGTTACCCTCAGTATACTCTGGAGCGGACTGGACTATGTGATCACCTGGGGTCGTCGGGCAAGGGATCATTCATGAGTCGTCAGCTGGCGCTGGAGCTCCAGCTGCGGGCCTCCGCACGTTTCTCAAGTTTCGTGGCCGGTCCCAATGCCGAGTTGTTACGTGAGTTACAGCGTCTGGCGGTGTGCGAAGGTGAAAGTTTCATGTTTTGTCGGGGTGCCCGGGGTTCCGGCAAGACGCACCTGTTACAGGCCTGCTGCCATGCCGCAACAGAACATGGCTGTACGGCTGCCTATCTGTCCCTGAATGACATCGACACTATTCCCCCTGAAATACTGGAAGGGTGGGAGCAGTTCGAACTGGTTTGCCTGGACGATATTGAAAATATCGCCGGCAGGCCGGACTGGGAAGAGGGTGTGTTTCATTTCTATAACCGGGTACGTGAGCAGGGCGGCCGTTTGCTGGTCAGCGCGTCGTGTGCACCTGCACAGCTGGATATCACACTGGCGGACTTACAGTCACGGCTAAGCTGGGGCGTGGTGTACCCGATTCATGCCCTGGATGATGAGCAACGCTGCGCAGCCATGCAATTGCGGGCAAAACAGAAAGGCTGCGAGCTGCCGGATGAAACGGCGGTCTACCTTCTGCGCAGGTTGCCGCGTGAATTACCGGCCTTGTTCGACACCCTCGACCGGCTCGACGAGGCGTCGCTGGCGGCGCAGCGCAAGCTTACCGTTCCTTTCGTCAAGTCCGTGTTGCAGTCAGAACGCTAACCTCCGGAACCCTGCCCTGCCCGTCATTGCGAGCGCAGCGAAGCAATCTCTTCGGGCTTGTACCAGCCTGCAGGAGATTGCTTCGCTGCGCTCGCAATGACGGGGGGTTGTCGGGATGGCGCGGGCTTTTGTCGGGATGGCGTGGCTAGGCGGGGGGGTGGCGTCTCGGCGAGGTTGCGCGTATCCAGGCAATACCGCCAGTCAGCCAGCAGGTTGCCAGGATGACTTCCGTAATCGCGCCCCAGCGTGCCACCGGTTCACTCCATGCCTCGATAATCCCGTGAGTGAAATACAGCAGCGACAGGAAAAGGCTCCAGGCAACGGTATAGCGGCGTGCATGCAGCATACCGCGCAGGGCAAAGAACAACGGCAGGGCCAGCAGCGCAATCGCTACCGGGGGAATCAGCAGACCGGGCGGCTTGAACCAGCCAATCCAGACCGGCAGCAGCACCATGATGCCGAAGTAGCCGAGCAGTGTCAGCGCATAAAGAAGCTGTGGCCGTAAACTCACTGCGCTTCGAGCTTTCGCGCTGTTTCGGCGAGGCGTTTCCCCATGGCGTGGCACAGGCGTTGTTCGGCATCGGTCAGCGGGTTCTTGTTGTCGGTGCCGGCCAGGTGGCTGGCGCCATAGGGTGTGCCGCCGGCTTCGGTGTGCAGCAGGTCGGTTTCGCTGTAGGGGATGCCGCTTATCAGCATGCCGTGGTGCAACAGTGGCAGCATCATCGACAGCAACGTGGTTTCCTGGCCGCCGTGCATCGATGAGGTCGAGGTGAAAACGGCCGCCGGCTTGCCGGCCAGGTTGCCGCCCAGCCACAGGCTGCTGGTGGAATCGATAAAATACTTCATGGGCGCTGCCATGTTACCGAAGCGGGTCGGGCTGCCGAGCGCCAGCCCGCTGCAGTCACGCAGTTCTTCCAGGCTGGCATAGGGCGCGCCCTGTTCCGGGATGCTGTCTTCTACAGCTTCACAGACTGTCGATACGGCAGGCACAGTACGCAGCAGTGCCTGCATGCCATCCACTTCTTCCACGCCACGGGCAATGTGTTGCGCCATCTTCTCTGTGGCGCCGTAACGGCTGTAATACAGCACCAGGATAGTGCTCATGATCAGAGAATCTCCAGTACCGTTTCCGGTGGACGTCCAATGGCGGCCTTGCCGTCCTTGATGACGATGGGGCGCTGAATCACCTTCGGGTACTGGACCATCAGGGCGATCAATTGTGCGCGGCCGAGTTCGGGGTTGTCCATGCCCTGTTCGCGGTATTCACTTTCATTACTGCGCATGAGTTGACGCGGTTCCAGCCCGAGCAGTGTCAGGATGTGTTCAAGCTGGTCCGCGTCGGGTGGCGTTTTCAGGTACTCCACCACGTCGGCTTCGATACCGTTTTGCTGCAGTAATTCGAGTGTCTGGCGCGATTTGCTGCAGCGCGGGTTGTGAAAAATGGTAGTGTCAGTCATCAGGTTGGACTCCTTGCAGATCGCGGCGGTATTTTGCGGGATCGCGTCGATGCAGTACAGCGCTTTCTTGACCCTGCCATGGCGCAGTGCTAGCGTGTTAACCCCGTTAGATATAGCGATATAGTGCCTTGTTACGAATGTTCGGATATCAATGCAAAACTTCT of Thiogranum longum contains these proteins:
- a CDS encoding DUF2066 domain-containing protein; this translates as MSGLRLRQVLICCLCLLVLDQSALAARLDNLFQADAPASGRDPAARQAALKQALATVLVRITGDATLANNGQARTLLREPGRFVAQYRFNETPARKPGAAPELHLWAQFDEVALTRALRDLGLPYWGRDRPDVLVWLAVDDGGKRFLVSDTSRNSLADTLHDAAQQSGLPVSLPLLDLQDQRAVSFSDLWGGFLGPVQKASERYRPQVVLVGRVDRSRSGWNGQWTLLGAGASHNWTVHGVSAEDTVQKGLSESTSLLASRYAVVASDQGSRQVSVQGIDRLEDFARVQGYLSSLSPVEQVQVAMVKGDEVQFSLQLSTSEQSLVRLIRLGHVLEPLSTGADALWQFRLIR
- a CDS encoding CDP-alcohol phosphatidyltransferase family protein, with the translated sequence MRARDIPNLITIGRILLVIPVTWALLDGRYALALALFFIAGFSDALDGFLAKHFHWTSRLGALLDPLADKALLISCYAALTWNALLPAWLFGLVVLRDVVIVSGAVLYNFRVERLDARPTLVSKLNTLLQIVLVLLVIFHQATGYGDSQWITWLVYAVTLSILWSGLDYVITWGRRARDHS
- the hda gene encoding DnaA regulatory inactivator Hda, with the translated sequence MSRQLALELQLRASARFSSFVAGPNAELLRELQRLAVCEGESFMFCRGARGSGKTHLLQACCHAATEHGCTAAYLSLNDIDTIPPEILEGWEQFELVCLDDIENIAGRPDWEEGVFHFYNRVREQGGRLLVSASCAPAQLDITLADLQSRLSWGVVYPIHALDDEQRCAAMQLRAKQKGCELPDETAVYLLRRLPRELPALFDTLDRLDEASLAAQRKLTVPFVKSVLQSER
- a CDS encoding DUF2069 domain-containing protein, which encodes MSLRPQLLYALTLLGYFGIMVLLPVWIGWFKPPGLLIPPVAIALLALPLFFALRGMLHARRYTVAWSLFLSLLYFTHGIIEAWSEPVARWGAITEVILATCWLTGGIAWIRATSPRRHPPA
- the wrbA gene encoding NAD(P)H:quinone oxidoreductase, whose amino-acid sequence is MSTILVLYYSRYGATEKMAQHIARGVEEVDGMQALLRTVPAVSTVCEAVEDSIPEQGAPYASLEELRDCSGLALGSPTRFGNMAAPMKYFIDSTSSLWLGGNLAGKPAAVFTSTSSMHGGQETTLLSMMLPLLHHGMLISGIPYSETDLLHTEAGGTPYGASHLAGTDNKNPLTDAEQRLCHAMGKRLAETARKLEAQ
- the arsC gene encoding arsenate reductase (glutaredoxin) (This arsenate reductase requires both glutathione and glutaredoxin to convert arsenate to arsenite, after which the efflux transporter formed by ArsA and ArsB can extrude the arsenite from the cell, providing resistance.) — translated: MTDTTIFHNPRCSKSRQTLELLQQNGIEADVVEYLKTPPDADQLEHILTLLGLEPRQLMRSNESEYREQGMDNPELGRAQLIALMVQYPKVIQRPIVIKDGKAAIGRPPETVLEIL